In Nomascus leucogenys isolate Asia chromosome 11, Asia_NLE_v1, whole genome shotgun sequence, the following proteins share a genomic window:
- the SERP1 gene encoding stress-associated endoplasmic reticulum protein 1 — protein sequence MVAKQRIRMANEKHSKNITQRGNVAKTSRNAPEEKASVGPWLLALFIFVVCGSAIFQIIQSIRMGM from the exons ATGGTCGCCAAGCAGAGGATCCGCATGGCCAACGAGAAGCACAGCAAGAACATCACCCAGCGCGGCAACGTCGCCAAGACCTCG AGAAATGCCCCCGAAGAGAAGGCGTCTGTAGGACCCTGGTTATTGGCTCTCTTCATTTTTGTTGTCTGTGGTTCTG CAATTTTCCAGATTATTCAAAGTATCAGGATGGGCATGTGA